GTCAAGTTTATTTGACAtggttatattaaaaaattatgtcTAAATTATGCATAAACCATGGTATATATTGATCATAGAGAAACgtttacttaaaaattaaaattttcatgaaaTTTAAAAAGCTGGTCAAAACACGCTGTAATCTGAACCTaaaacaatgtgtttttaaatcaaACTGTGTTTTTTATAGCGCGCGAAACAAAAAAGTTTATCAAAAATACTATGATTTAAAACACTTTACGTtgtgttaaattaaaatcacagTAAATATTGACCAATAATTTAAATtgtataaaacttttaatttttaaataatcacAGCCCTGGATCATATCTTTAAATCTAccttttaaacaattaaaattattttgttataaaactttaaaatcacCTACTACGAGTAGTATTTGTAGTAGACTAGTAGTTAAAGTAGAAGgtatttaatggttaaaaagtggGGGagaatatatactcgtatttgatTGGTCTAAAGTAAAAGAGACAGACAGACAGACAGACAGACAGCCTTTTTGGCCCATCTCTACGATCACCACCACTGACACAGCCGAGCCACCAGCCACAGAAGTGTGATATCTGAAAGAAATACGAGTAGATCAGAATCAGATGGATATAACAGAAGAAACACCGGCTGTTCTAGGCTTCCGAATGCCTGCTGAATGGGAACCTCACTCTCAAACCTGGCTCGGTTGGCCCGTCAGTCTCTCCCCTTTCTGTCTCTTACGAGTGtttttattacttatatatgtttttaatattacGATCTAACAATAAATTGATTGACTTTTGGTAAGGTATCGTTTGTTgctgtaaaaataaaaatgattttggatGCAGGAGCGTCCTGATAATTGGCGAAATAATGGAGTGGATGGGCAGAGTATTTTTGCTAAAGTTGCTTCCGCCATTGCTAAATTCGAGCCCGTTACTGTCTGCGCTACTGCGTCTCAGGTTTgcttatatacatacaattctatcattattttatatattattgtgtatTTGAGGGGTTCGCGTATGTCAACCCAAACCTAACATGTTTAGTTAATTAGGTTTAAAACTTGAACCAAAATAGTTGGTCTTTTCTACCCGCTTATTACGCATATCATAAGAAACGAAAGGTAGAAGATAAAATAgttataagttattttttgGAAGAGAGTGAATTACCCAAACTCAGTTTTGCCCGGTTGTTAAAAGTTTGACGAGTTAGGAAGGAAAACAAGAAACTGACAAAACATTTGAGTCGTTTAAACCTGTTTATGAACCAAACCCTATTACCCGCAGCCCAGACCCGAATCTCTTGCCCTATTTTTGATTAGTTGGTGCACCAAAatgatttgaagttttgaacccATACTTACACGTCGTCTGATTTCTGTTGTTTCCTTAAATTCTTTAAGTTCAGAGTTGGACATGCTAACATTACCTGTATCcataaaaagattttgttatatttttgcaGTGGGAAAATGCACGCAAACAATTGCCTCATAATGTGAGGGTTGTTGAGATGAGTATGAACGATTCTTGGTTTCGTGACACTGGCCCAACCGTTAAGTTCTTCTTTCATTTCTGCCTTTTTCTGATTCAATGATCTACATGAAGTTTGTGTTTCGTCTCTTGTTTCCTGAATTTTTTCATTGTTTCTATGTAGTTTGTTGTCCGTGACCGAAAAAAAGGCTCAGGGAAGGTAGAGGACACTGTCGCTGCTATTGATTGGAATTTCAACAGTTGGGGTGGTAAGTTTTGCAGAGAACAACTGTTTAATTTTTCTGTATATCAGAAACTGTTCTATGCTTTTCATGTCTCAAGACATCAATTACTTAGCAACCTGCTGGCGCTTAATACACCTATAGTGAACGCTTGACATAGCTGTACAAGTTGCAGATGTTAAAAATTGTTAACTAATCAATGTTTATAGTTCTTGTATAACCTAATTGGGATGTTACAACAGATACTTCACAACAACCAATGATTTATTAATATCTATCGGCTGTTACTGAATGTACATATATAAGTTGACTGAACTATAGCTGCAAAAAGTGCATACTTATGTAATTTTACATATCTCTTTGTCTATATGGCTTtgtaattttaggtgttgatgatgGTTGTTACATAGACTGGAGCCATGACCTTCTTGTTGCCCGTAAGGTTAGCATTCAAAGAATTCATTCATACAATTTCATATAAGTTTCCATCCTCTAAAATGTTGCTTCTAAGTTTTACATATCAAGGTTTCACTTTTACCAGTTTTGCTATGCTCTTCCCCTTTAATTCGACTGTCCTTGTTTCTTCATCTTATTTTGGCCTTTCTTACTAGATTATCTCAATGGAGAGGGTTCCTCGTTTTCCACAGTCTATAATTCTCGAGGGTGGAAGCATTCACGTAGATGGTGAAGGTAACCACTTATATATTCACCACTTATTATAATCATGTAGGTTTTATGTATCGAACTATACTATCAGTACAACATGAGTTTTCGACGTTAAATTTCACCAATCTGGGTTTTAAAAGGTAATAGTGCTCTGAGGCAACAGGGGTTCGAAAGTCAAGGCGTTAAGTTCTAGCCTCGCGTGTGCCAGACCCCTTTTTCCACCAAATACTTATATCACttctacatatataaatcaCTTTTACctagaaaaaaaatactttaagATTTCATTTACATACTGAAAGCGTTCACAAAAATGTTGTGAATATCGTAGTTATCTTTTCCCCTCATTTTAAAAATCATGATATGGTTACCACTTACCAGGCCACACTTATATTCAGAAAAGAGGCTTAATTAGAAGCCCAGTAAAACACCATTAACAAGATACCAAAGTAAGATTAGTAGAGATATATGCGTGTAGAAAACCTCTGAGGCGTCTTTCACTAAATAGGCTCTGGATCATGTTGCCTTCTGTAGTTCTGTACCAACATCACTTAGCCTAATATAAGTAATCTGATCATCGCCTAAGGTTGCCTAGCACCTATCCTATAACTGCATTTCTCTGCCGCAGGGACCTGCCTTACTACCGAAGAGTGTTTGCTAAACAAAAACAGGAATCCACATCTAACCAAGAAACAAATAGAAAACAAGCTCAAATCATATCTTGCAGTTGACAAGATAATCTGGTTACCTCGTGGACTATATGGTACATATCCTATTACCTCTTCAAAAGTTTATCTGATCTTGTCAATTCttagtttttttcatttttatgaaaatttgcAAAAACTCGTGTACaggcgatgatgatacaaatggGCATATCGACAATATGTGCTGTTTTGCTAAGCCTGGTGTTGTTTTGTTGTCTTGGACGAATGATGAATCAGACCCCCAGTATGAGCGAGCTGTTGAAGCTTATACTGTTCTTACAAATTCTACTGATGCTCAGGGCAGAAAATTTGAAGTTATTAAACTTCATGTACCAGGGCCTCTTTATATGACAGATGAAGAAGCTGCTGGATTTGTTCAGGTATGCATAGATTCATTGGTTTTTTATGCCACTTAATGCACCTCATTACTTGATTTGTTAGTTTATGACATTCAAGTCTATGATGTgatcaatgtgttttgaacttcGGCTAATTCGTTTAAGAAAGTTTGACCAGCTGATAAGTTGTACGTTATGTTTGACCATAGGTCGGTGAGGCTAAGCCAAGACTTCCGGGTACAAGACTTGCTGCATCCTATGTAAACTTTTACATTGTTAATGGTGGTATAATCGCTCCTCAATTTGGAGACCCAAAATGGGATACAGAAGCGGTTCATGTTTTATCTCAGGCCTTTCCTGATCGTGAAGTAAGCATTCGCTTCCAGCTTTAGTCTTGTTACAGTTTTCTCCATATAATCTGAAGAAATGTTTGACTGGTCTTATGCAACTTTTAGTATTAATCTGAATAAAAAGTGTGCGCCTGTTTAGGTGGTGACGATTGAAGGTGCAAGGGAAATTGTTCTAGGAGGGGGCAACATTCATTGTATCACACAGCAGCAGCCAGCTGGTCCTAAAGAGTAATCATCTTATCAATCAATAAGCTGGCAGATATGTTTATGTCACTTTAAATTAGCAATAATGGTTGGTGTTTAGCTATATTAAACCACAAACCTGTATTAAGTTCGTATATTGTTGGCCGATGTTGGGTTAACCCACTTATTAGAGACATTGCCTCTTGGAGTAAATAATGCTCAACCCTTGGCAATGAAGTAGTTTAGATTCATTTGATGTATTGAGATTTAGAGTTTAAAAAAATCGTATATTGTCGCTTCATTGTGTTATTAATAGTATTAACTGTCGGTTTATTAACTTAATACTTGTGATATATCAAACAACAAAACCGATGTAACTATATCATTCACTTACTCTTTCATAATCTCAACATTATCACTAGACACTAGTATTAAGGTCGTATGTTGTCACTTCACTGCAAGGCTCCACGCATGGACAGCAAAATGCTTATATAGTTGAAGTTAGAGTTGGGCTCATAGgacaactaaaaaaataaactttaccAAACTAATACAGTAGTTTTATTCAGTATTCACAATGGTACTTCAACTCTATGAGATTTGTAGCTTTAAGTGGCAGGTTTGTGGTCCAAagtcaaaatcttgtcttagGAGTTACGGACTTACGGGTGTTCCTATTTCTACCTcttttttcccatatatatacatcCCACAAGgtataataatttatacacACTGTATTgcacaatataaaaaaaactatttaaaaaaaaagaagatggaAATAAATACTAACATAGTTACTCATATACCAAAAGATACATATCAAAAGATTGTTGGtgtatatgattttattaagtGTATTATAGGTGTATTAGGTGACGATACTTAAATTAGTGAACgaaaaaagacattttattatcaaaaagttagttgaaaaaaatataagagaGTAAATGTTTAATTTGAGGAAAtccatttaaattttttttaaaaaaaggcgTCCTTAAGTTTCATGgttaataaccaaaaataaataaaactttctagacttattaataaaagtaacaAATTGAAGTTGATTAATTTGTATGTTAATTTATAACCAGTTTACTGATATTGCCATCTATGTTGGCTATGATGTATTCCTTCCTACATTGTCAATAAGCACATTCATGCAAAAGTCAGGAAGATGAATGGggttaaaaatttttaaataaaactagtTGAAAGCAGAGAGGTTAGAGATCTTTACAGCTAGCAAAGGTTTTTTTGTCCCCTTCACATTGTCAAAATTCCCCCCAAAAGGGAATTTTGGAACTCCTTTTTTTTCATCAAATACTTCCAAATagacaaacaatatatatacttacactGACATTACCTTGTCTCACTGATTAGGTTCAAATTACTAAGATATCTATGAGAAATGATGCATTGTTGATTCAAAATATTAGTATAAAATTACGAGTATAAAAGtaagtttaataaaaagaatacatatatctctttaaaaaaattagcctaataaaattcttaatattttaattttatgagAAATGTAATTGATTATTTCTTtcttatagtttatttttcatttttttgctAAATGTCATAATAAAATTGTTATAAAAATCATTAGGCtgattttttgaaatatataacgGATGTTATGTggcttttaatctttttttctttctttttatcttaAACTCTAATTTTCCCGTCTCTTCATTTgcttgttagtttttttttattcatataacttacatatactccgtaatattttttttatcttagcAAAAGTTGACCTTccttaatataattttttttttttttaaaaagatagaGAGTAAAATTAAAGTAGTGTATTTTTCTAATCTGTTCCGTTTTTCATATAATCGTAATACAACACATATATGCCTCTTGACAAAGATTCATGAAAATGCGGAGGAACACCATATGACTCATGCTTAAAAAGGGAATTTCGTGTTGTCCCCCCACAACCTCTTACTCGTACCCTCCTTTTGTTAATTTACTATTGTTTGGATAATATCACATTGGGATCCTGTGCAGGAAATTGGTCGGTCATTATATCCGTACAAttttgtgcatatatatatacaggggtTGACGAGAgaaattcttttttaaaaagtcCCAAAATATTTAGAGTTATGTTATGTATTATATCACACGTTGTTTAAGTTTATCATGCAACAATGATAACTCTTTAGCGAACACAATGATTAAAGAACAAAATTGGAAGATGATATCCAAGAGATCGATCGCTAACATGAGTTTGACTAGATAAATGTGATTAGTATGTCTAGCTAGTTATTAATTTGTCAATGTAATTTCATGTTAATTAGTAAGCTAGCTACGACGTTGTAATTCCATATCAATATAATAAGAATTACATTTTAcaaaatacatttaataaactcgggttcaacccgggcataCAGTTAataaacccgggttcaacccgggcatattaacaaaaaatttataaaaacgtATCTTCGTCACTGAAGTTGCAACAATCCAACGGTACTCATAGCCTCAAAATAGTATACCTTAAAATTAACTTATTAACCCGCATATTATAcagataatttaaaaatctattatgacaAAGTTATTTAATTAGATGATTGAACTTAAAAGACCAcataaattattagagtttttaaaataaaattaaataaaaaggtttaaaaacaatatcataaaataacaaaaataaaagtacaataaattttttaaaaaaaagtgtttatgatatcataagtagataaaataaaaaaagaaaaacttttaaaaataaatttgaagaTGACAAATAAGGAATATAATAAGAATTACattttacaaaatattttatctttgtttattaatcatttttattagGATTTctgtttaaattaaaaattaaggaTTGCGttcataaatatgaataactagataaaaaaaattttattatggTTTTCAAACTGTGAAAAAATGATATCTAAGaatatagacatatatatttgttggaGAGGATAAAAGAAAAGCTCATGATCAAAAAAAGATATGGTTTTCTAGTTGGAAAAGCAAGAGACCACATGGAAGTATGCTAGCAAATAACATGTTCTAATGTCTTTGGTTAAGCTATCAATTTCAACTAATTCCCCTCACTTTGGACCCCCAAATAGTTGGGTTTATGTCAATCGGGTTCCCTGACTCCCCGTGCTCCAATTTTGACATCGAAACGACTCTTGAATTTCAATTAATGAACATATATGTTTGAGAGACGATATAGATATAAATCTCTTTCTAAAACAAAATGCTACTCCTTTTTAATTAAGCAATACCAAAATGTTATCAATCATATTCTGCAATCCACATTAGAACTTTGTATCTACATatgattaatattaatttacGAGAAATGATCAATCCTTTTAagttattagcctaaaaatcttcctaattaataagatagtgaaaaatcaatgggttagattaagaaagagaattagtgaaatccacatgttatatttatttatgtaggGAGAAACTTGGATAAACAATTGAACCCGTTGATTCAAAGAATATTAAGAACAATTATAACTATCGTTGATTTAAAAAGAATACCGATAATCAGGTTatttcacacactaacacacattTGTGTATAGGGAGGAAAATATGAAATTTCATATATCATAAAACTCAAAACTGCTTTTACAAAATACCTAGCACCCTATTTATATTAATCTTAACACCACTAAAATAGGAAATAAattataacataattattataataattaaaaagataacgtataaaattaaaagataatttaataaaaccataaaaataaaaaatcacgtTGCATTATTCATATAAttttaggaagatttttaggctaatgttGAGGATGGATAATTTTccttaatttacatttaaaaaacatttgGATAAGACTGCCTAAGCTTTATACGAGTATTTTCTATTAACAACAATATATACTTAGAAGCTAGTCCAAAGCTAGAAAGGGAAAAGGGTGGTGTTCTTCATTAAATTCTTTGGGAAGAGAGATGATTAAAAATGCAGAGTGAAAGGACTACATGGTGAGCCTTCTGTTGGCCATTCTATATAATAACTTTCTCTAGAAAGCACCTCATCTCtcattcaattaattaatttctaccattttattttaaagaatatgcatatagagatagagatgaCTATATAATTATGTTAGTTAAATATAGTTACTGCTTGGCtaagattaaaataataatattgtatGCTTCAGTGTTTCATCATCAAGTTTAATCTCCACATAATTTCTCTTCATTTTGcatttgatacatatatatatataaagcgtCGACGACATAGCTGTACGTGAGGTGACCGCTACCTAAAAGTTGTGACttacaaataaacaaattataaaatatttatggatCAGTACAAACTACTATATACTTGTCCTTCTAAAGATATAAACTTTGCACGGACCATCTTAATTTCATTATCAAAACATGATTTATcgataagtaatatatatatataaaaaaaaaaacacaaaaacatagATTATATTGTTGATTCACGGATGAATTGAAGCACTTACTCTCTTATAAATCAAGAgaacaattaaataataattaaaaagaaaagtaaaaaggtGATCGAacaaacttttaagttttaataagaCAAGAATAGATGACAATTTGATTCGTCATTTGGTCTTGTCTAGATGTGTTTTACCCATGTTTTAATGCCCACTCCTTTTTTATGCTTTCACACTGATCACTTCTCAAACAAAGTTTTAATTAGTAATCTAATAAGTGTCCAGTTTTTAAATATTCACGACATCTATATTCAAGCTAGTATACGTGCATTCCTTTTGTCCCCTTTCACAAGTCTTCAAGCTCCAATTCTCTTATGGCACTTGAATGTTTTCATATGTTTATAAGACAAAATGTTTCTCGCTACAcacaatttctttttatatgttgTGATTATAATGTTAATGTATTTATGTGTCAAAAGATGTTAATTTGCTATTGTACTATTTGTTATGATACTACTCTCTTATTATTCAagtgaaaaatgattaatattgtGCCtaaattatttgttaatttttattttaacgataaagttatataaatatattgaatacGAACAAGACTAGGTAGCAAAGCACTAGAGGTCAAAAAGGTACAAGCTAAATACTATAATACAATGTGCCTAGCTAAATTATTGTCTCATGTACAAATTATATCGCTAATGATATACGTGCACATacaataatcaaaaataaagataacaATACATAATGATATATCATTGTCATACCAAGATGATCAACGGTGATCAACAACATGAAACATCAAGAGTACGTATAAAAAGAGAGAattaatggaaaatatatatatacttttggtAATGTGTACGATCATTTTTTCTAATTTCGTCAACGATAGGATAAGAATGAGTGAAATGTAGACCCTGCCGTATAGTCCTTCCCGAAGACGATAGAGACATTTTCTTTATACGTATGATTAGAGTATAGTACAAACGGATATATCAATTAATAAGTTAAGTTCTATTCAAAGGCATTcgtatatatatcaaatcttaAATTGCGTAGAAGATGGCACTACAAAAAACTTTGCCTTTGAccacaacaaaaatgtcatccCCAAAGGTTTTGGCGACGACATTAGCGACCACTGTCATTTGTAACTGTTAGAATAtaagcacataaacatataaccaTTCACGAGTACACAgcggaaaaaaaatatatatgcaatcaaattaattaacaaagagaaaattgaaacgtgtacctttgcgcaaagcttccaataatattattaataataagattattattagtttagagtttaaagcaaaacccctctacgattgcacactagacacccctataccgtatgctagtatcCCGATCACGAACAACAAACCCGTTGTTGAAACTTCTTTCATTCGAAACCCATATGTACCGAAATTGTTTGTTGTTAAACAAACAAaccatataataattaatgcaaagcactaattatatataaaagtcatatgtGAATTGGTAGGCATAAAAGAACCAAAATtcacaaaacccaaaaccctttgaGATGTGATGATTCGGCCGTAGCCaagaaagaagagaaagagGAGGAATTTTCTTATGTGAATGAATGAGAAAACCtttgaattaagccctctatttatagggtttAATTTACTTGGTGAACAAGCTAGATTAAGGCTTACAAAGCCTTATCAAAACCGGCCCCCCATATGGATTTAAAGCCCAACTCTAATTTccatatttcacattttaatcctccatttaattaattaaatataattaaccctttaatatatttaaattaatcatttcgtgatctaattaattaatatattactttaatatactaattaataatatagagttaccgtgtcattttgtgtgaccccgtaggcttaaattatttttggacatacgttttataattaacatgatcatattccaacagctcccacttgagcatgttattttatgaaagtaataacattggttagcatCTTGCAACAagccaatgctcccggaaatatttaagagtagtttcttaaattttgccaatttgaaatgatttagtctttaatatccctttattcagatacccttgttaattatgaatatggatcaatgtcatttcataatttaacgattatgtttctcatttctacaattaattaagattaccaaattagtcaagacaacttcttgagttcatttgggtgtggccacacaaacatcttcaattaattaatgagggcgccaaatagtatcatacttcagttgcaaattgaatgaacaaatcctgtattgactacaagtgtctggccatgtcgtttcttaacatttctgaaaatagccctttattactgccttgttcaggacagttaggaactatatcaagaaatgcaatccacacatgcataactcacttgtatctcaagtcaaaggataaataaagtaaccatttcacgaatttcatttaatgacgccgatccataaaatgataattcgttctgtggggtaagtccaatattcaccttttgaatatcatgtgagtttggtacgatccaccatcttcaaaatattcccttaaatattttcaccaatctctcacaattgtcttactttaattatattcccatataattaatcgacaatagacatttagaatattcaactaatattcatggatttaaacatgcaaatataggacacaattattataaaaatgaaaccacttataccgcgtataaaaattcatttattgaaaataataattgtttaacatctcattatccaaataccaacaacagatttacatgatataactagcAATAAACTATGCCCACGACATACTTATTGACCTTTCCTTTGACAAtacctttgtaaaaggatccgctaagttataatatgtgtgaactttgagtaatttgatttcacgcaatTCGTTTTGCTCACGAgcgtagtgatatcttcttaggtaatgtctggcacctttctgaacccgaggttcattggcaatgataattgctcctgaattatcacagtacagttccataggtgtgttatttgaggattatcaatccaaaaataaactttctaatccaaACAACCTTCATGTCGTCTTCTCTGAGACGGCAATATACTCAGATTCTGTCACatacatagcaactgtggtttgctattagctcatagcattccatcgtgtcttcatttaaaatgaagacgtatcccgactgatattcttgattcatcttcatcagtcatgaaatccaacatcacaaattctattaccatttgaattttgatcaggatttcaaccatacaccaagaataattctttagtagcccgcatgtacttaagaatacttttcacagcagttcactgatccactctgggattttgctgatatcggctaacaatattttgagcgaacacaacttcaggtctagtgcatctttccGCATACATGATAAATCCCAcaaccgaagcataaggaactctttgcacacgctccaccttttcaggtgtagaagcaccattcttgctagataaattaagtccttcatGCATAGGCAaaattcccgcgcttagaattttccatcttgaatctcttcaagatcttatatatatac
The Erigeron canadensis isolate Cc75 chromosome 2, C_canadensis_v1, whole genome shotgun sequence DNA segment above includes these coding regions:
- the LOC122587248 gene encoding agmatine deiminase, which translates into the protein MDITEETPAVLGFRMPAEWEPHSQTWLGWPERPDNWRNNGVDGQSIFAKVASAIAKFEPVTVCATASQWENARKQLPHNVRVVEMSMNDSWFRDTGPTFVVRDRKKGSGKVEDTVAAIDWNFNSWGGVDDGCYIDWSHDLLVARKIISMERVPRFPQSIILEGGSIHVDGEGTCLTTEECLLNKNRNPHLTKKQIENKLKSYLAVDKIIWLPRGLYGDDDTNGHIDNMCCFAKPGVVLLSWTNDESDPQYERAVEAYTVLTNSTDAQGRKFEVIKLHVPGPLYMTDEEAAGFVQVGEAKPRLPGTRLAASYVNFYIVNGGIIAPQFGDPKWDTEAVHVLSQAFPDREVVTIEGAREIVLGGGNIHCITQQQPAGPKE